The Haloplanus sp. CK5-1 genome segment AACCGCGAGGACGGCGACTTCGGCTCCTCGCCGGGCGCGATCCGGAACGTAACTCACAACGGTAGCGGACACATCCTCCACGACCTGTTCTGGAACAGCATGTCGCCGGAGGGCGGCGACGAGCCGAGCGGTGCGCTCGCCGACCGGATCGAGGAGGACTTCGGCTCCTACGAGGCCTGGAAGGGCGAGTTCGAGGCCGCCGCGGGCAACGCCGGCGGCTGGGCGCTGCTGGTCTACGACTCGTTCTCGAACCAGCTTCGCAACGTCGTGGTCGACAAGCACGACCAGGGCGCGCTCTGGGGCTCCCACCCCATCCTCGCGCTCGACGTCTGGGAGCACTCCTACTACCACGACTACGGTCCGGCCCGCGGCGACTTCGTCGACAACTTCTTCGAGGTCGTCGACTGGGAGGAGCCGAGCGCC includes the following:
- the sod gene encoding superoxide dismutase — encoded protein: MSYELDPLPYDYDALEPHISEQVLTWHHDTHHQGYVNGWNSAEETLEANREDGDFGSSPGAIRNVTHNGSGHILHDLFWNSMSPEGGDEPSGALADRIEEDFGSYEAWKGEFEAAAGNAGGWALLVYDSFSNQLRNVVVDKHDQGALWGSHPILALDVWEHSYYHDYGPARGDFVDNFFEVVDWEEPSARFEQAVELFE